The Helianthus annuus cultivar XRQ/B chromosome 15, HanXRQr2.0-SUNRISE, whole genome shotgun sequence genomic sequence CGTTTACTGTGAGTTTATCAATTTTCTCGTGATACATTGTATTATACGTTTGTTAAGTTTCTTATTTGTAGCATCTGTGTGTGGCGTATGCCATGAGCCTTACAGGCTTTTAAAAAATAACAAACATGGAGAACATAATCCACATGCTCACAACAATAAAGAGTAACCTCTTAACATTGGAGAACATACCAAACGACGTTTCCTATATTCTTATAATTTGACCTATGCCAGCACATGTGGAGCATACTCTCATCTTGGATCCTACCTTTGCCCGCGTTCTCATGGATACATCACATGTTTCAAGAAGAGAGAGTTCAAATTCCTTTCTATCCCGAATATCGCTGCTAAAAATTATAATCACATGTCGTATCTGTATACACATCAAATAGTTAAATCTCAACCCGTTAGATTTACTTTACAGATATATAAAGCTCTTAATATGGTGTATTTAAATGGATGAAGATGAatttgaaaaaaagaaaaaagatttTGTAGGATGgacctcaaaagtcaaacaacacaaaagagtaaataaatatattaaatgaATAGTCATAAGAATGACAATAATGCAATCGGTGCCCCTTAGTGTACTCATTGTTTAATAATATTCAAAATAAGATAAATAAGCATGTATCTTTTAACCTTAATAAATTTCTGTTTGCTTGCTTACAACTAATTAAGTTCCAAAATCAGTCCTTGTAACACAGAAAAGTAAGAATATATCACTATAAACATaggaatttaaaaataaaaatcccAACACAGACGAATTAAGAAAATATTACACAgtcaattaaaaataaaaattcagttTTAAGTATACATGGTCTAGATTAGACATTATGATTACAAAAGTTTAATCGTAGATAATCATGAATTTATTAATTACACCTTTGTAACATCTCTAAAACCGAGTCTTTGTATTAGATGATTTTTTAGATAAATATTGATATGCATTAAGATTTTGTTTAAATAATAGGCTAGTGGCATCTTAGGATTGGAATAAGACTAAGGGACTATTAGGTTCTTGGTTCGATTCTCACCATGGAGAGTTTTCCCAAGATTTATTGGTTTTCTCTGGAGTTGGTGTGTAGATATTATCGCCCAACGAAGATAGATATGATCGGGTGTTTCCGCTGGTGGTACGATGAATACTCAAATGTTCCGTAATGTTGAGTTATGGTGTGTGTATGTAACTTGAATATCAAAACAATTATTATTGTGTTAAAAGTTTAAGTTATCAAGTTTGGTTATATACGGAAGATAAGAAGACTAAGATACACCctttaaaaattttgatttgcGGAAGACTAAAAGATACACACTTTAAAATTGGAGtataaacgggtcgggtttgtgGGTTAGCAGGTCCCTGTCCCGACTTCGACCCTCATCAACATCGTATCTCCCTCTTCGACGTTCTCTGCTACTTCAGCTGCTATAACAATCCCTGTCCCCCTGCCTTGAATTTTGCTACAGTCTCTCTGCCTAgaacataaaaaaataattaaaacaaacaCGTGAATACATTTCGACCAGTTTAGTTTTGAAGTGGTCGTTTTGGGTTATTTATCATCCATTCATCCTAATAGAACAGATAATAAATTTAGTTtaaaagtaaatgggtcaaaagttCTAATTATGGATTTGATAAAGATATTAACTTAATAGGAAACGGGTCAAAGTTTGTCAAAACTATATTCTTAATACTACAGTTTAAAAAAAAGTATAGATGGCTCTCAGGTCTAAAATTTGTAAAAGGAAATAAATCAAGCAGTTACTAAGAAAATCTCTCTTCAATGAGATAGTTTTATCTTCACAAAGCTTTAAAATTAGAACTAATTTAAGTCAACTCAATTAAATAAAAAACCTTGAGAAAACAATGGAACCAAACATTATTTATCCTCAAGAGTATCAATAAAGGATACATGCATAGATACACTCAAATATGAATGTGTATATCTAAGTGTGTGTAGGTGTACCTGTTAGGAGACCAACTTCGACCCTCATCATCATCGTATCTCCCTCTTCTAGGTTCTCTACCACTTCGGCTGCTGCAACAATCCTTGTCACTGCGTTGACTTTTTCAACAGTCTCTCCGCCTTgaacataaaaaaataattaaaacaaacaCATGAATAGATGATTAGTAGAGACTACTATAACCCACTTCTCCATGGTTGTTGATTATCAATAAAATGAAATAATAGCTAACCTTAGGGGTTGTGCTCAGTGCGATTGCGCTCGCCGAGCCGTTGCGGTTGCGCTGGATGCGGCGTTGCGTCGGGCTCGCTGGGGTTGTGCTTGGTGATACAGATGCGGCTGCGTTCGCTGCAGTTGCGCTCGTTGCGCTGTTGCAGCTGCTTTCGCTACGGCTACGCTCGCTGAACTGTTGCGGGTGTGCTCGCTGAGCCGATGGGGCTGCGTTCGCTGCATTTGCGCTGGCTGCGGCGTTGCAAACTGAGTAAGACAGTAGGCAAAAGGAACAAGttgagtaatgggtcaaaaggaGTAACTTTTGGTTTGCGTCAAAATGAGTAGGGTCAACCCAAAGCAAACATTGGTTAAAGTACCTGCTGGACCCACTTTCTCACCTTTGTataaataagaagtgtcaaaTATGATAACAAAGATTACCTTATTTCAATAACAAAAAGAAAGTATGCAACAAAAATACACTTTGAGTAAAGTCTAACCCATTCTACCCACTTGACCAGTTTTGGTTTTAGTTTACAAATAAATAAACTTGTGTGCCCAACCCGATATAATCTAACCCAAATCATCTGTCATCATAAGTCATCAAATGAAATTGTATTAAGTCATTTTAGAGCCATACCAAATTAATTATATGCGGATCGAGTGGCCTGAAGAGGACCCATTTGAGAATGTTATTCAAACATCAAACAAAAGTAGCCTCAAAGAAAACAAGTCAAATGGGTCAAACAGACTGATAGTAATGTTATTCAAAAACTACAACTGTTGAAAGTAAATAACTATTTTAATCATAATTTAGAAACTTTCTAATTTTAGACAAAACATTGTTCAGCTTTTTCCCAAACCAGCCAACCCATTTTGGTTCTTGAAAAAATGACACGTTTTGGCAAACAATAGCTACCCATATGACTGGTTTCCTAACCCACTCAACCCAACTGTCCAACCTCAACAAGTGTTCGCTTTTTGTTCCGTGATAATTACCTCCCCCTTGTCTTTTATTATGTTTAATGTTTTCTTGTTCCACAGGCACTTCTAACATTGTTTTCTCAGTCTGCACGGGACTGGTAAGGTCAATGCGATTTGTTGAACCAGAACTCATTTAAACGGAGGGCACTGGAATGAATATCGAAACAATTCTGTTCGTGTTTGAGAATTTCTGATTTGGTTTATAATCGTGTCTATCGGATGGCCAATTTGTAGCTGATAACATTGGTACATCATCTTTTACAACCTCATCCATCATTCAAGCCTCAGGTGTGACAGCCAcatgaaaaataagaaaaaagtcAATAGCTGTAAAACTATCATATAAATAATTTGGTTAGAGGTGGCAAAAGGGGCATGTCGAGAGtgttgggtaatgggtcaaaatgggtaaGTTTTCTACTGCCAGAATGGGCTTATCGCTGCAAAAGCATATCCCACTTACAAAACAAAGTTTGTAAGGAAGAAGAAAGTGGTCTCGGTACCTATTCGTGAAGATGACACCGGTGGTGGCAAACGTAGGAGCAGTAGTATCAACGCTGCGTTCCAACCGTGTTCCAACCGCCCTCCTGTGATGCTGCACCTAACCCGCTTCTAAACTGTCTTGACCCGTCTGCAAGATTGTTGGAGACCAAGAAACAGCCGGCGATAGAGGTCCTGAGCTGCAACTGCTCGAAGAAAAGAGCTTGGACTATGATTCTTAACGACATTTTTTCACGGAGATGGGATGGGCCTGCACAAAAGTAAAATTCAGAAATCTGTTCATCCGAACGACTGAAATCAATTGAAATAAATCATGGGACCGAGTGACCTTGCTTGGCATCAGGAAGACATCCTTCATTAGGCGACACGTTTGAATCCTAGtgaagaaaattttgaaaaataagtACAACCTCGTAAGAATTTTCTTACTGAGATGCTATTGCGGGTACAAACTTAATAGTTGGGCCTCCGTCACCTCAACAGCAACAACGCCAGCAAGCTGAACATAATTTCAGTGGAAGTTTAACCATAATAAAGATACGCAGTCATGATTACAGACCAGTTGTAGTTGGTATTCAAACAATCACCTGATAGAGATCAGCATATGTGACTCTGGGATGTTTGGACTTCACTTCTTCTACATTAAGATGAACACGAACTTAATAAGGAACCCCATCATCTCTAATGAAGTTTTTATGAACCTTAGCTAAAATTAAAACCTCATCTTTTGCTATaacttaaaatttaaaaaaatagtgAAATGAGAGATACAGTACCACACAACACGAAATTCGTTGTCATTCCCTTACTGACCAGATCTACAACTTTCACCGGATTAGTGTTATGGTCAGAACCCTAGATAGGGCTACCAGAATCTGGTCGAAAACCCTAGGTTGGGTCACCAGAATCTGTTGACGCTAACCATTACGACCACAAGCCGCAGACCACCACCATCTCTATCGTTGCTAACCACCACCAACTAAAACAGCAGCTTGCATCATCTTCAACTCCTGTAACAAAACAAATGGTATGGATTTAATATTTACATATCCAAACAATAATTACCTCAATGAAATCGGTGTGGCATATTTAGTAAAACATCCTGTAAGCAAACACAAGGTTTCCCGGTACATTAAAATTGCAGCTTGATGACCAGAAGCAAATACCCAATCAACAATTCAATGAAAGTTATCCAGAGAACATAAAAACATTAATATTAAAGTAAACCTCAAATACGATAAATATactgaaactaaaaaaataagTTAAATTATGGTTGCGATTTCAAACCACCGAAATCATTAACCATCCAGCTATTATAACTCATGCATTTTTTAGTAATACTTTAAAGAATAGAAACAGCAATCAAATACTTTTGTTAGTTACGGTTTCGGTTAATGCTAAAaacgaaccgaaccgtgcacacccctagtaGTTTGTAATATAATAATTTCCTCACCaataaaaaacaaacattttGCAGAATAAAAAAGCTAGGGCTCGAACAATGCCTTGTTGAAATTGTGTAGAGATCTACTGGGTGTCCAGCTTGTTCATTCCAAATGATACTTGCAAGATAAGATGATACTTGCAAGATAAACACGATAATCAACTTCAAATTAAATATAcaaatttttttaaagaaaaaaaacctaaacaataGAACACATACCacataacaaacaaacaaacaaacaaacaaacaaacatttcGCAGAATAAAAAAGCTAGGGCTCGAACAATACCTTGCTGAAAATTTTTAGAGATCGACTGGTTATCCAGCTTGTTCATTCCAGGTGATACTTGCAAGATAAACAGAATAATCAACTTCAAATTAAAGATACAAACttctttaaagaaaaaaaaacctaaactacAGAACACATACCACATCTGGTTATTCCGGTGCACCCTACACGAAGAACTCAACGACAGATCTGAAATATTACACAGATCCgattcaaataacaaaaaaaaaatattgtaaaaAGAAAGATACCGAGCGGTCAAACCAGTCGATCTTGACAAAAAAGCCACCCAAACTCCACAGAAGATTGCTGAAAGAAAATACAGGCACCCTCCGCAGCCGTCTAGGTTTCCACCCACGACCACCATATCCGACATCTTCTATCGTCTGGGTTATCACCACCACTGTGTTTGAGAAAGAAAAAGCTCGAAAATATGTGAGATTTGTTGTTAGATAAACGATTCAGAGGCAGATCTAGGGCATGATATTCTTGAGTCGCCGAGAGAGAAGGTCTGATGAAGTTTTGTTAGATGTGTGAGTTGTGAGAGAGAAGATTGTGAGAGAGAAGGGAATGGAAAGGTTGATCCGTGTGAAATGAATATCAGCCGTCCAGATCGTGATCCATGTGAAAAAGTGAAAAAAATGGATGGTTGATAATGATCCGGGTGAAGGGTAAattgtttgtgttttcttgtgccttagcagttgtacattgtgcattaagtgttttttcaacaccttgttcaattaccatcttgtccttcacatatgtttattaaagtagtatagatatatatatatatatatatatatatatatatatatatatatatatatatatatatatatatatatatatattatagggggccgctaaaatgaaaaccacccccagttgcgagaaccgcgagaaccactctccactaATCAGATCATGCCACCTACACACTATTATTTTATAATCTAAAGGTTAATTTGGTCAATTACTATAAATGTCACATCTCTCTGTCTCTGTTGCTTTTTATACTCTCAAGACCTTTCATCACATCACACCCCAAAATGAAATCCCTggtctcatctctctctctctctcaaacttgttcaccaccatcatcttcaaaaACAATCAGATATGAAAAGAGGTGGTTCGtcggtggtgggaggtggttggTCGGTGGGGTAgacggtggtgggaggtggttcGTCGGTGGCGGAAgttggtggtgggaggtggttggTCGGTGAAGAAGACGGTGGTGGGAAGTGGTTGGTAGGAGTTGTGCAGTGGCGGCAATTAGAGGCGGCTCAAGGTGGAGACGATGAGGGAACCACCACAGACGCTGGTTGCGGCGCTGTGGTGGTGGCCTTCCCTCATCTCCTCCTATCCCCCTCCCACCTAAAAAAAGCCACACACTCCTAATTTGCAGCTGAACCCTTCCCCCTTGTACCCCCTCCTTCTCCGACGACAAGACCGACGGAGCCAGCAACGATTCCGGCAACTGTTAGTGATCTCTTTTTCTGGTGTTCGGGTGGTGTTGAATGGCGAAGATAAGGAGGAGCAGGGGTAGCGATTGCGACGATGGTTGGAAGAACCACCGTTACATTATTTTGATTTGGGTATGCTTTTTGATTTGGGTATTATGGAAATATGCattcttttgatttttttgatgGGTTTTCTTTTGATTTTGGGTCTTGTGGAAATATGCATTATTTAAATGAAATTTGTTTTTGATGGTTGCAATTACACAAATGGCTTTGAATTAATTTTGATTTTTGGTTATTGTGATACTGATGGTTGCATTCTTTAAATGATATTTGATTTTGGGTCTTTGTGATACTGATGGTTGCATTATTTGAATGAAATTTGATTTTGGGTCTTGTGATACTGATAGTGCCGGGGGTTTGGTTGCGATGGTCCCCGGTGGTGCTGGTGCCCCCCGGTGGTGCCGGTGGTCTTTTTTGTCCCATCTTGGCATTACCCCCATAGTGACTTGTAGATTGGTTATACCTTTTTGTTTTTGTACATTGATTTTTTGTGTTGAAAATAAAGATACGGGGTGATGCCCCGTGGTGGCCGATGGTGCCCGTTGGTGCGGTGGTCCCTGTGGCGCCGACGGTGCATATGGTTCGACTGATTATAAGATCTACAGGTGGTATTTATTTCTGTTGTTCGATAAAAACTTGTCGAATTTGTTGAGGTTGTCTGCTACTTTTTAGCGGATCAGGGAGTGAGTTTTTGTGTCGTTTGGCAGTGATAGTACGAAACAATTTTTTTTTCCGACAATTGATGACGATGGCATGGCAAGGACGGCGGatggtaggtttttgaacctgcaaccccactttgcagccttgaTTATTTGGAAACtttgagccaaaccccgttttttttcaAGTTCCACACattgttttgattttttgttGTTGGGGTTTACATTTTTTTTTCCAGTCGATGATGATAAGTTCAACTTATCTGAGACAACCACTAAGTCGTGATTTTTTGGGTGAGTTCGTTTTAGAgttaaaaagtttttgtaaaaaaaagtttaaaaccgtaaaaaagttttcataaaaaaaatttgaaaaaaaaaaaattgtaaaaaaaaggttaaaaccgtagaaaagttttcgtataaatttttgttatttgagtaaaatgcccggatagtccctgtggttttgtaaaataacacatatagtccccaacttttggaaattacaccggtgctccctgtggtttgacgagttgttactcggatagtccctgaagtggatgtccgttagttttctccattaagtctatctgaaattacttatttacccctcattttaaaaaataaaaaaaaacaaatatggaTTATTAAAAGTATGGGACCCACTACTCACCTccaacttcatcttcaacctctatCACCCAACCCTCTTCATCTTTAACCTCTATCACCCAACCTTCTTCAATCACCCTGTAACAACCTAAAGCATCATTTTCAACCTCTGTATAACAATAATAAAATTCGTCTTGTTCTACGGTCCCTCAGAGTCTCGATCTTCGTTGTAAGATTCTTCCCTCCTTCCTTCATTCATCATCAAATCAAATGCCAACTAGATATTCATCAATTCTAAAACAGATTACCCAAACAACATAAACAAAAAGGTATTCAACACAACCCCTTTCACGGACTCTCTTCTACTTAATCTAATTTCACCTTTTCACGGACTTCCTCGATCCATCTTCACTTTCCCCCTTTTCTCATCTTATTACGCTTCTCTCCATTCCTAATCTCATCCCATATATTATTCGATTTACTTTTCTTATTCATCTCTTATCTGTTTCTTTATTATGTTTGGGGATATTTACCCAGTTGATTCAATTCACTAGGTTTCCAACTAGTAATTCCTACTTCAATACACCCAGATTCCTCTTGGAGTTCATCTCGTATCTGTTTATTATGTTTGGATCCACACACAGAATTTTTAGATTTAGATCGAGACTTCAAGATTAGAATCATATGTTATAGAAACTACAACTTTTATAGTTGACCCTGTGAGGGATTTAGTTTTATTTGATCAGGGATTTCAAGCTCAAGTGAATAAAGTTTTTGATAATCGGTGTATTGAAATCTGATATGGTTGTAGACATATAGATGAGTATGGCAGAGGGTTGGGTGatagaggttgaagatgaagttggGGTGAGTGGTGGGTCTCACACTTTTAataattcataattgtttttttttaattttttaaagggaggggtaaataagtaatttcagatggatttaacagagaaaactaacagacatccactccagggactatccgagtaacaactcgTCAAACCACAGGTAGCACCGGTGTactttccaaaagttggggagtataggtgttattttacaaaaccacagggactatccgggcattttactcttgttattttgtaaaaatgtttttgtaaaaaaattgtaaaaaggtttttgtaaaaaaaaagtttaaaaccgtaaaaatgtaaaaaagtttaaaattttgtgtgtaaaaaaaggttaaaaccgtaaaaaagttTTCGTATAAAGTTTTGTCTTTTGTgaaaaaagtttttattaaaaacaaaaatttggtaaaaaagtttttgtaaaaaaaagtttaaaactgtaaaaaaaaattttcgtaaaaaaccgtaaaaaagtttaaaatcgtgtgtgtaaaaaaaagtttttggaaAAAAAAGGTTAACACCGAAAAAAACTTTTGTATaaatttttgttcttttttaaaaagttttgtaaaaaaattgaaaaaaaaagttttttttgtaaaaaaaaagtataaaaccgtaaaaaaagtttttgtaaaaaaaagtttcaaaccgtaaaaaaagtttaaaaacgcgtgtgtaaaaaaacggcgcgtaaaaaaacggggcgtaaaaaaataGCACGTAAAAAACGGGGTGTAAAAATAGCGCGTAAAAAggggcgtaaaaaacggctcGTAAAAAAACCGGTTGATAAAACGACGTGTAAATACGGGGCATGAATACGGGGGcgtaaaacggcgcgtaaaaaaatgGGGCGTAAAAAACAGCGCGTAAACCGAGCATAAAAAACGACACGTAAAACCGGACgtaaaaacgacgcgtaaaaacggggcgttaaaaacggctcgtaaaaatgttttttaaaaaaaaaaataagttttaaaatgttttttaattaaaaaatctgattttaataaaaaaaattaatttaataagaaaaaaaagtaataaaaaacaatatatacaATAAGACAAAACAAGCAAatttactaaactacccttttgacattaaaatattaaaaacataataagacaaaaacaatttaatattattttgacaacttttaatctcatccatccatctacAAAGATCAATGGTTGAaaagtggttctcgtggttctcttGACTGTGGGTGGT encodes the following:
- the LOC118487279 gene encoding uncharacterized protein LOC118487279; the encoded protein is MSDMVVVGGNLDGCGGCLYFLSAIFCGVWVAFLSRSTGCTGITRCVSPGMNKLDNQSISKNFQQVSSYLASIIWNEQAGHPVDLYTISTRHCSSPSFFILQNVCFLLVRKLLYYKLLGVCTVRFVFSINRNRN